One segment of Gordonia terrae DNA contains the following:
- a CDS encoding fumarate hydratase: MSKPASAPEFLYSDLLPTGADETPYRLITTDGVSTFSAGGRTFLQVDPEAIRKLTAEAMHDISHYLRPAHLAQLRKIIDDPDASGNDRFVALDLLKNVNISAGGVLPMCQDTGTAIVMGKKSEGVLTGTDDAEAISRGVYDAYTQLNLRYSQLAPLTTYEEKNTGSNLPAQVEIYATEQGPKGPEYKFLFMAKGGGSANKSFLFQETKAILNPTSILTFLDEKIRSLGTAACPPYHLAVVIGGTSAEFALKTAKYASAHYLDNLPTEGSMSAHGFRDLELEDKVFELTQSFGIGAQFGGKYFCHDVRVVRLPRHGASCPVAIAVSCSADRQALGKITADGVFLEQLETDPARYMPAAGVAEDISGGEVVEVNLNRPMAEILAQLSEYPVKTRLSLTGPLVVARDIAHAKIKERLDAGEPMPDYLRDHPVYYAGPAKTPEGMASGSFGPTTAGRMDSYVEQFQAAGGSMVMLAKGNRSKQVTEACGSHGGFYLGSIGGPAARLALDCIKSQEIIEYPELGMEAVWKIEVENFPAFIVVDDKGNDFFTDPSGAVNVPLSGMRIRSKE; the protein is encoded by the coding sequence GTGAGTAAACCAGCCTCAGCCCCCGAGTTTCTCTACTCCGATCTGCTCCCCACCGGCGCCGACGAGACCCCGTACCGGTTGATCACGACCGACGGTGTGTCCACGTTCTCCGCGGGCGGTCGGACCTTCCTGCAGGTCGATCCGGAGGCCATCCGGAAACTCACCGCCGAGGCCATGCACGACATCAGCCACTACCTTCGCCCTGCACACCTCGCGCAGCTGCGCAAGATCATCGACGACCCGGATGCGTCGGGCAACGACCGTTTCGTCGCCCTCGACCTGCTCAAGAACGTCAACATCTCCGCCGGCGGCGTGCTGCCCATGTGCCAGGACACCGGCACCGCGATCGTGATGGGCAAGAAGAGCGAAGGGGTCCTGACCGGCACCGACGACGCCGAAGCCATCTCCCGGGGTGTCTACGACGCCTACACCCAGCTGAACCTGCGGTACTCGCAGCTGGCCCCGCTGACGACCTACGAGGAGAAGAACACCGGCTCCAACCTGCCCGCGCAGGTCGAGATCTACGCGACCGAGCAGGGACCCAAGGGTCCGGAATACAAGTTCCTGTTCATGGCCAAGGGCGGTGGCAGCGCCAACAAGTCGTTCCTGTTCCAGGAGACCAAGGCGATCCTGAACCCGACGAGCATCCTCACGTTCCTCGACGAGAAGATCCGCTCACTGGGCACGGCGGCGTGCCCGCCGTATCACCTCGCCGTCGTGATCGGCGGTACCTCAGCCGAATTCGCGCTCAAGACCGCCAAATACGCGTCGGCGCACTATCTCGACAACCTGCCCACGGAGGGTTCGATGTCGGCCCACGGGTTCCGTGACCTCGAGCTCGAGGACAAGGTCTTCGAACTGACCCAGTCCTTCGGCATCGGAGCACAGTTCGGCGGCAAGTACTTCTGCCACGACGTGCGCGTCGTCCGCCTGCCCCGGCACGGCGCGTCGTGCCCGGTGGCGATCGCGGTGTCGTGTTCGGCCGACCGACAGGCCCTCGGCAAGATCACCGCCGACGGGGTCTTCCTCGAGCAGCTGGAGACCGATCCGGCCCGCTACATGCCCGCAGCCGGTGTGGCCGAAGACATCTCGGGCGGCGAAGTCGTCGAGGTCAACCTCAACCGGCCGATGGCCGAGATCCTCGCGCAGCTCTCGGAGTATCCGGTCAAGACGCGTCTGTCGCTGACCGGGCCGCTGGTCGTCGCGCGCGACATCGCCCACGCCAAGATCAAGGAGCGTCTCGACGCGGGCGAGCCGATGCCCGACTACCTGCGCGACCACCCCGTCTACTACGCGGGACCGGCGAAGACCCCTGAGGGCATGGCGTCGGGATCGTTCGGGCCGACCACGGCCGGCCGGATGGACAGCTACGTCGAGCAGTTCCAGGCCGCGGGTGGCTCGATGGTCATGCTGGCCAAGGGAAATCGATCCAAACAGGTCACCGAGGCCTGCGGCTCGCACGGCGGTTTCTACCTGGGCTCGATCGGCGGGCCCGCGGCACGTCTGGCGCTCGACTGCATCAAGAGCCAGGAGATCATCGAGTACCCCGAACTCGGCATGGAGGCCGTGTGGAAGATCGAGGTCGAGAATTTTCCCGCATTCATCGTTGTTGACGACAAGGGCAACGACTTTTTCACCGACCCGAGCGGGGCTGTGAACGTTCCGCTGAGCGGCATGAGGATTCGATCGAAGGAGTAG
- the glpX gene encoding class II fructose-bisphosphatase → MTASTHQAPDRNLAMELVRVTESAALAAGRWVGRGDKNGGDGAAVDAMRELLSSVSMRGVVVIGEGEKDEAPMLYNGEEVGNGEGPDCDVAVDPIDGTTLMAEGRPNSISVLAVSERGTMYDPSAVFYMDKIAVGPDAKGAININESVEWNINSVAKAKGIDVADLTVIVLDRPRHADLIGEIRQAGAKIRLISDGDVAGAVAAADDYSTVDMLMGVGGTPEGIITAVAMKCMGGEIQGKLWPQTDQERQKALDAGHDLDRVLTNDILVSGENAFFCATGVTNGDMLRGVTYRPNGATTRSLVMRSKSGTVRRIEAVHKPAKLRGYSRLDL, encoded by the coding sequence ATGACCGCCAGCACCCATCAGGCCCCGGACCGCAACCTCGCGATGGAGTTGGTCCGCGTGACCGAGTCGGCTGCTCTCGCGGCCGGGCGATGGGTCGGCCGGGGCGACAAGAACGGCGGTGACGGCGCCGCCGTCGACGCGATGCGCGAACTGCTCTCGTCGGTGTCGATGCGCGGTGTCGTGGTCATCGGCGAAGGCGAGAAGGACGAGGCGCCGATGCTCTACAACGGCGAGGAGGTCGGCAACGGCGAGGGCCCCGACTGCGATGTCGCCGTCGACCCCATCGACGGCACCACGCTGATGGCCGAGGGCCGCCCCAACTCGATCTCGGTGCTCGCGGTCAGCGAGCGCGGCACCATGTACGACCCGTCAGCCGTGTTCTACATGGACAAGATCGCCGTCGGGCCGGACGCCAAGGGCGCCATCAACATCAACGAGTCCGTCGAGTGGAACATCAACTCGGTCGCCAAGGCGAAGGGGATCGACGTCGCGGACCTGACGGTCATCGTCCTCGACCGTCCGCGCCATGCCGATCTCATCGGCGAGATCCGTCAGGCCGGCGCCAAGATCCGCCTCATCTCCGACGGCGACGTCGCCGGTGCCGTTGCCGCGGCCGACGACTACTCCACCGTCGACATGCTGATGGGCGTCGGCGGCACCCCCGAGGGCATCATCACCGCGGTGGCGATGAAGTGCATGGGCGGCGAGATCCAGGGCAAGCTGTGGCCCCAGACCGACCAGGAGCGCCAGAAGGCCCTCGACGCCGGCCACGACCTCGACCGCGTCCTGACCAACGACATCCTCGTCAGCGGCGAGAACGCCTTCTTCTGCGCCACCGGTGTCACCAACGGCGACATGCTGCGCGGCGTCACCTACCGGCCGAACGGTGCCACCACCCGGTCGCTGGTGATGCGGTCGAAGTCCGGCACCGTCCGTCGTATCGAGGCCGTGCACAAGCCGGCCAAGCTCCGCGGGTACTCGCGTCTCGATCTCTGA
- a CDS encoding DUF4245 domain-containing protein — protein MADKPRILINGKDMFWSLVPLLALCALVLIASGNCSVGASKDVADSKLPPFDVVSALNADASQLPFPIRRPPTPAGWRPNSGSSDAIEGHRISTVGWLSSGGAYVQLSQTDAPEDVFVPYLGGSRGDFGDIAGTGTRQAGGRQWVTYETAEGKKFWITDLGAVRIAVLSRGSDADIETIASSVVAQAPLRMG, from the coding sequence ATGGCAGACAAACCCCGCATTCTGATCAACGGCAAGGACATGTTCTGGTCGTTGGTGCCGTTGCTCGCCCTGTGCGCGCTGGTGCTGATCGCGTCGGGGAACTGCTCGGTCGGGGCGTCGAAAGACGTGGCCGACAGCAAGCTGCCGCCGTTCGACGTGGTCAGCGCTTTGAATGCCGACGCGAGTCAGCTCCCGTTCCCGATCCGCCGCCCGCCGACGCCGGCGGGGTGGCGGCCCAACTCCGGTTCGTCGGACGCGATCGAGGGGCACCGGATCAGCACGGTGGGGTGGCTGAGCAGCGGTGGCGCGTATGTCCAGCTCAGCCAGACCGATGCGCCGGAGGACGTGTTCGTGCCGTATCTGGGCGGGAGTCGGGGTGATTTCGGCGACATCGCCGGCACCGGCACCCGGCAGGCAGGTGGGCGCCAGTGGGTGACCTATGAGACGGCGGAGGGCAAGAAGTTCTGGATCACCGATCTCGGCGCCGTTCGCATCGCGGTGCTGTCGCGGGGCAGCGATGCCGACATCGAGACGATCGCGTCGTCGGTCGTCGCCCAGGCCCCGCTGCGAATGGGGTAG
- a CDS encoding exodeoxyribonuclease VII small subunit: MSTDETFTPIDELGYEEARDELAEIVTTLEHGGLDLDASLALWERGEALATRCEEHLRGARERIEAVISEKSTDPDDEDDD, from the coding sequence GTGAGCACCGACGAGACATTCACCCCCATCGACGAACTCGGATACGAGGAGGCACGGGACGAGCTCGCCGAGATCGTCACCACGCTCGAGCACGGCGGGCTCGATCTCGACGCCTCGCTGGCACTGTGGGAACGCGGCGAGGCACTCGCCACGCGCTGCGAGGAGCACCTGCGCGGAGCACGGGAACGCATCGAGGCGGTCATCTCCGAGAAGAGCACCGACCCCGACGACGAGGACGACGACTGA
- the xseA gene encoding exodeoxyribonuclease VII large subunit yields MTGADTSDTPRRSSSPNSAEHPWPVRTVNTKIADWIHRLGQIWVEGQVTQISRRPGTRTAFLTLRDPAADISISVTCSPDLLARTEVPLTDGSSVVVLGRPSYYTGRGTVSLRVSEIRAVGIGELLLRIERLRQLMAAEGLFDARLKRPLPFLPRAVGLISGRASAAQHDVVSVATARWSDVRFDIREAPVQGPTAVARILTHLAELDAHPDVEVIIIARGGGSVEDLLPFSDEALLRAVARCRTPVVSAIGHEPDNPLLDFVADLRAATPTDAAKRVVPDVEAELAGIADLRRRSAQALRNWVRRESGVVASFRARPVLARPGVLMDSEAARVAELVRALRRDMLRHIDSEERRGDHLAARLSTLGPAQTLARGYAVVQRTDTDPPHVVGALADLPPGASLRIRVADGAATARVDGPAPRRSRARSATRPTNAQTDGGDA; encoded by the coding sequence GTGACCGGGGCCGACACGAGCGACACACCGCGACGTTCCTCGTCGCCGAACTCGGCCGAACACCCGTGGCCGGTCCGGACGGTGAACACCAAGATCGCCGACTGGATCCATCGGCTCGGACAGATCTGGGTGGAGGGTCAGGTCACCCAGATCAGCCGGCGCCCGGGTACCCGGACCGCATTCCTCACCCTCCGCGACCCCGCCGCAGACATCTCGATCTCGGTGACGTGCAGCCCGGATCTGTTGGCGCGCACCGAGGTCCCGCTCACCGACGGCAGTTCCGTGGTGGTCCTGGGCCGGCCGAGCTACTACACCGGCCGCGGCACGGTCTCCCTCCGGGTCAGCGAGATACGCGCGGTGGGCATCGGCGAGCTGTTGCTGCGCATCGAACGACTGCGGCAGCTCATGGCCGCCGAGGGACTCTTCGACGCGCGCCTCAAGCGGCCGTTGCCCTTCCTGCCGCGGGCCGTCGGACTCATCAGCGGACGTGCGAGCGCCGCCCAGCACGATGTGGTGAGCGTGGCCACGGCACGCTGGTCGGACGTACGGTTCGACATCCGGGAAGCGCCCGTGCAGGGTCCGACGGCCGTCGCCCGCATCCTCACCCATCTCGCCGAACTCGACGCACATCCGGATGTCGAGGTCATCATCATCGCGCGGGGCGGGGGCAGCGTCGAAGACCTGCTCCCCTTCTCCGACGAGGCGTTGTTGCGCGCGGTCGCACGATGCCGGACACCGGTGGTCAGCGCGATCGGGCACGAACCGGACAATCCGTTGCTCGATTTCGTCGCGGACCTGCGCGCGGCGACCCCGACCGATGCCGCCAAACGCGTGGTCCCCGACGTCGAGGCCGAACTCGCCGGGATCGCCGACCTGCGTCGCCGGAGTGCGCAGGCGCTGCGCAACTGGGTGCGCCGGGAGTCCGGCGTCGTGGCGTCGTTCCGGGCCCGTCCGGTACTGGCCCGTCCCGGGGTGCTGATGGACTCCGAAGCCGCGCGGGTGGCCGAGCTGGTCCGCGCGCTGCGTCGGGATATGTTGCGCCACATCGACTCCGAGGAACGTCGCGGCGACCATCTCGCCGCGCGACTGTCCACCCTCGGTCCCGCGCAGACGCTGGCGCGCGGCTACGCGGTGGTCCAGCGCACCGACACCGACCCGCCGCATGTGGTCGGCGCCCTCGCGGACCTGCCACCGGGCGCGTCCCTGCGCATCCGGGTCGCCGACGGCGCCGCGACCGCACGGGTCGACGGACCCGCCCCACGACGCTCCCGCGCCCGATCCGCCACGAGACCGACGAACGCGCAGACAGACGGAGGAGACGCGTGA